The Pediococcus inopinatus region TAAAAGATGTTTTGAAGCTGCTTAAAACCCACAATTTTCATGAACTAGGGGAACGACAAATCGGTGATCATCATCGCTATATTGATGATCATGGTCATAAAGTTACTGTTAAATATTCAACTAAGAAGGCCACGATTCCCCCGAAAACATATAGTTCAATACTAAGACAGGCAGGTCTCAAATGACAAACAAATTAATCCCATCCCACCTTATTCAATTAACTATGACAAAACCTAATTATGTAGTTTATCCAGCCGTATTTGATAATGAAAATAACGATGGCTATTATACCGTTACTTTTCCGGATATTCCCGATACTGCCACTGATGGTAAAACCTTGGTGGAAGCCATTAAAAATGCTCCTGACGCTTTAGCCATTGCGCTTCCAGATTACTCGAAGTATCCAAAGCCTACGCCTGTAGAACAAGTTCAATTATCCAATCCAGGTAAACTTGTTAACCTAATCGGTGTGGATATGAAAGCTGCCCGTCGTAAAGCTAAAAATGTCACTGTACGAAAAAATGTCACAATTCCAATGTCCTTAGCTACTGCGGCCAAAGAAAAAGGAATTAATTTCAGCGAAACACTGACTGAAGCTTTAGAAGAAAAACTAGAACTCTAAAAAACAGACAACTTAATTGAGTTGGCCAGAAACAAATTACGAAAAATAATTAAACAAAAAAATCTTCCTTAACGGGAAGATTTTTGTTTGCATCAGGCAATTACTAGTTCAATCAACATTGCAGCTAAGTTCGCATTTCCTAAACTATTCAAATAACTAACTTTTTGCGCTACGTTAGTATCTTTACCGAGTTGTTTCCAAATTTCACTCTTTAAATCAAAACTAACTTTAGAATGTTGTATTTTCTCAAAAACCAATGATTTAACCAATTCATTATCTGTTTGAAATTCTAGTTTGACAGACTGTGAATTAGTATTTTCATTCCAAACAATTTGCTGAGTATGGGTATGTTCGTTTGCTACATTGCCACACGCAAGAATATTAAACTTTCGATTTTCTGGAATAATATGATTTGCATCTTGCACGTTAATATTCAGCCGAGCTTCACCATCGAAATCAAATATTGTTTTGGCAACAGAACTCCCTTGATGCTCTACTAAGATATATTGATTAGCCTGACCGGGATAAACACGAATATCTAGTTTTTCTGGCAAGTTTTCAACATTCTCCATATAATTTGAATTCAATGGCACAATCCCACCAGCCTTAACAAAGACTGGATAATTATCTTGTGATCGGTGGACGTTGACATAAGTATCGCCTTCGTATTTAACTCCGGTAAAGAAATCATACCAGTTACCTTTTGGCAGCCATGCTTTGGTTTCTGCTTCTTCTGTAACAGCATCAGCTGGACTCGTAATTGGTGCAACTATCAACTCACTACCAAAATAATATTGATTACGAACAGCATAAGCTTCTTTATCATCTGGATTTTGATAATACATAGGCTCAACTAAAGGTTTCCCATCTTGATGAGTTAAATAATTAGCAGTATCTAAATACGGTACTAATGAACTACGCAAACGCAAAAATTTCATCATCGGTTGACGCACATTTTCATCAAAGTTCCAAGGCTCTTTACCCATAAACGGGTTCTCAGAACTATGCAAGCGATTGATGGGACTGAAAACACCAAACTGCATCCATCTCAATGTTAGTTCACTATCATATGCACCTTTCATATGACCACCAATATCATGGCTCCACCAAGTGTACCCAATATTTGAAGCAGTCGCAGTAAAGTATGGCTGAAATGCCAAAGACTTCCAACTCGCAACAGTGTCTCCAGAAAAGCCAAGTGGATATCGATGACTTCCAGGCCCTCCATAACGGGAAAGAGTCAGCCCATTACCAGGATGTTGTTTATCATTATCATGATAAACATAATGATTAAGCAACCATAATGGATCTACTTGTTTCGAGCTTCGATTCTGCCCCTGCTGCCAATCAATCCACCAAAAATCAATTCCG contains the following coding sequences:
- a CDS encoding type II toxin-antitoxin system HicA family toxin, with translation MSQIKVKDVLKLLKTHNFHELGERQIGDHHRYIDDHGHKVTVKYSTKKATIPPKTYSSILRQAGLK
- a CDS encoding type II toxin-antitoxin system HicB family antitoxin, with amino-acid sequence MTNKLIPSHLIQLTMTKPNYVVYPAVFDNENNDGYYTVTFPDIPDTATDGKTLVEAIKNAPDALAIALPDYSKYPKPTPVEQVQLSNPGKLVNLIGVDMKAARRKAKNVTVRKNVTIPMSLATAAKEKGINFSETLTEALEEKLEL
- a CDS encoding glycoside hydrolase family 31 protein, with the translated sequence MNSENIIQGNSYRFTVLTERLVRLEYSVSGHFEDRTTQMVQNRQFDKPDFQVFKNRNNHQIEIVTKFVHLYYDGGEFSPATLYIDAAYNYGTYMSRWYFGEKIKKNLKGTARTLDKADGEIPLEDGLMTKDGFSYLDDSQSFILADNKFEVRDFPEMDYYYFAYGHDFEGTLKDYYKLTGATPLIPRYALGNWWSRYWPYTQDTYKSLFERFNKEKIPISVAVMDMDWHLVHDVPARFGSGWTGYTWNKKLFPDHRKLIQWLHAQGKHVTVNDHPAAGIRAFEKAYPQVAKRLGLNVDAEEPALFDFQNPKYRDAYFEDVHRPLEKDGIDFWWIDWQQGQNRSSKQVDPLWLLNHYVYHDNDKQHPGNGLTLSRYGGPGSHRYPLGFSGDTVASWKSLAFQPYFTATASNIGYTWWSHDIGGHMKGAYDSELTLRWMQFGVFSPINRLHSSENPFMGKEPWNFDENVRQPMMKFLRLRSSLVPYLDTANYLTHQDGKPLVEPMYYQNPDDKEAYAVRNQYYFGSELIVAPITSPADAVTEEAETKAWLPKGNWYDFFTGVKYEGDTYVNVHRSQDNYPVFVKAGGIVPLNSNYMENVENLPEKLDIRVYPGQANQYILVEHQGSSVAKTIFDFDGEARLNINVQDANHIIPENRKFNILACGNVANEHTHTQQIVWNENTNSQSVKLEFQTDNELVKSLVFEKIQHSKVSFDLKSEIWKQLGKDTNVAQKVSYLNSLGNANLAAMLIELVIA